A window of Kribbella sp. NBC_00382 genomic DNA:
GGCACGATCCGGGTCGGCGACCAGACCATCACCAACCTGCGAGCCGGTGGCCAGCGACGCTTCCGCAGCGACACCCTGGGCTACCTGTTCCAGAACTACGCCCTGATCGAAAACGCCACCGTCGACGCGAACCTCGCGATCGCAGGCCGGCGCGAGGCCTTCGCCCCCGCACTGCAGGCCGTGGGCCTGGCTGGACGTGGCCAGGACCCCGTCTACCGCCTCAGCGGCGGCGAACAGCAGCGCCTAGCGGTAGCCCGACTCCTGGTCAAGAAGCCGACGGTCGTTTTGGCTGACGAGCCGACGGCCGCGCTGGACACCGACAACACCGACCTAGTCCTCACCCTGCTGCGCCGACTGGCCGAAGACGGCTGTGCCGTGGTCATCGCCACCCACAGCAAAGAGGTCGAAGGCCACTGCGACAACACCCTCACCCTTTAGGCGAGAGAGACCAGATCCGCGTAGTCGTTGGTCCAGAGGTCTTCTACGCCGTCGGGGAGGAGCAGGACTCGCTCGGGCTCTAGGGCTTCTACGGCGCCTTCGTCGTGGGTTACCAGGACTATGGCGCCTTGGTAGGAGCGGATCGCGTTGAGGACCTCGGTGCGGGAGGCGGGGTCCAGGTTGTTGGTGGGCTCGTCCAGGAGGAGGACGTTGGCGGCGGAGACGACCAGGGTGGCCAGGGCTAGGCGGGTCTTCTCGCCGCCGGAGAGGACGCTGGCCGGCTTGTCGGCGTCGTCGCCGCTGAAGAGGAAGGAGCCCAGGACCGAGCGTGCCTGGGTTTCGTTCAGGTCGGGGGCGGCGGACTTCATGTTCTCGATGACCGTGCGGTTCACGTCGAGGGTTTCGTGTTCCTGCGCGTAGTACCCGAGCTTGAGGCCGTGGCCGTCGATGACCTCGCCGGTGTCCATCTTCTCGATGCCGGACAGCACCCGCAGCAGGGTGGTCTTGCCGGCGCCGTTGAGGCCGAGCACGACGACGCGTGAGCCGCGGTCGATGGCCAGGTCGACGTCGGTGAAGATCTCCAGCGAGCCGTACGACTTCGACAGCTCCTTCGCCATCAGCGGCGTCTTGCCGCACGCGGCCGGTGTCGGGAACGAGATCTTCGCGACGCGGTCGGACTGGCGCTCGTCCTCGAGCCCGGACATCAGCTTCTCGGCCCGCTTGAGCATCTGCTGGGCCGCGGTCGCCTTGGTCGCCTTGGCACGCATCTTGTTCGCCTGGGCGATCAGCTGGGAGGCCTGCTTCTCGGCGTTGCCCCGCTCGCGCTTGCGGCGGCGCTCGTCGGTCTCGCGCTGCAGCAGGTACGCCTTCCAGCCGACGTTGTAGATGTCGATCTCGGCCCGGTTCGCGTCCAGGTGGAAGACGCGCGTGACGGTCTCCTCGAGCAGGTTCACATCGTGGCTGATCATGATCACGCCACCGGGGTAGTTCTTCAGGAAGTCACGCAGCCAGACGACCGAGTCGGCGTCCAGGTGGTTGGTCGGCTCGTCGAGTAGCAGCGTCTCGGCCTGGGCGAACAGGATCCGGGCCAGCTCGACCCGGCGGCGCTGACCGCCCGAGAGCGTCCCCAGTGGTTGCCCCAGCACCCGATCCGGCAGGCCGAGGTTCGCCGCGATACGGGCCGCCTCGGACTCCGCGGCGTACCCACCGGCCGCATGCAGGTCAGCCTCGGCGCGCTCGTACCGCCGCATGCCCTTCTCGCGGGTCTTGTCGTCGGCGCTGGCCATCGACTTCTCCGCGTTGCGCATCCGCCGGACCACCTCGTCCAGCCCGCGCGCAGCCAAGATCCGGTCCCGGGCCAGCATCTCGAGATCGCCGGTACGGGGGTCCTGCGGCAGGTAGCCGATCTCACCCGAGGACGTCGCCGAGCCGGAAGCGGGCAGGCCCTCACCGGCCAGGATCTTGGTGAGCGTCGTCTTGCCGGCGCCGTTGCGCCCCACCAGCCCGACCTTGTCGCCTGGGCCGACGCGGAAAGAGGCAGCCGACAGCAGTTGCCTGGCTCCGACGCGTACCTCGAGGTTGGTGGCAGTGATCATGGCGGCGCAGGTGTCCTCAGGTCGGAAATGAACGGGCTGGGTCGGCGGGGCGGCAGCGGCTGGTAGCGGGCAGGGCCGCGCGCCGCGTCACAAGGCGGCCTCTTGCGGCGACGAGGTCTAGTGTATGTCGTGTGAAATTCAACCCTGACGCCGACTTGGACACGAGCGGTGTCGAAGACACCCGCGGCAGCGGTGGTGGAGGCGGCGGACGGCTGCCCGGCGGGATGGGGATCCCGGTGGGCGGCGGTATCGGCGGCATCATCCTGCTGGTCGTCATCCTGCTCCTGAACGGCACCCTCGGCGGCGGGGGCGGCAGCGACCAGCCCGCGGCGCAGAACACGGCCGCCGGCAATCTCGGCTCCTGCAAGACCGGCCGGGACATCGCCCAGAACCCTGACTGCGCCTTCGTCGCCTACCAGAACTCGATCGAGGGCTTCTGGGCCGCCGAACTCCCCCGCCGCGGCAAGAAGTACACCAAGGCGCCGATGCGGGTCTTCAGCAACTCGGTGAGCACCGGCTGTGGCCCCGCCACGGCGGCGGTCGGGCCGTTCTACTGCCCGCCCGACAAGACCGTCTACCTGGAGCTCGGCTTCTTCAAGACCCTGGAGACCGATCTGGGCGCGAAGGGCGGCCCGTTCGCCGAGGCGTACGTCGTGGCGCACGAGTACGGCCACCACGTCCAGGACCTGTACGGCATCCTCGACCGGATCAAGTCCCGCGAGGGCGCCAACTCCGACTCGGTCCGCTCGGAGCTCCAGGCGGACTGCCTGGCCGGCATCTGGACGAACCACGCAACCACGGTGCCGACCAAGAGCGGCAAGCCGTTGATCACCGAGCTGTCGCAGGACGACATCGAGCGTGGCCTCGACGCCGCCGCCTCGGTCGGCGACGACCGCATCCAGGAGAAGACCCAGGGCCAGGCCAACCCCGAGTCCTTCACCCACGGCACCGCGGCCCAGCGGATGAAGTGGTTCCAGCTCGGCATGGACTCCGGCGACATGACCCGTTGCGACACCTGGTCCGCCAACCCGCTCTGACCCCGCACGCACAACCGCCCCGGGAGGACTTCCTCCCGGGGCGGTTTCTTGTCTGAAGAGCCGGTACTACGCGACGAGACCCAGTACTACGCGACCGCCGCCGGCCGGTGATAGCCCGGCAGCAGCTCGTCGACCAAAGCGTCCGTCTCGGCCTCAGGCCCACGCGGTGCGCCGTGCTTGGCCAGCGCCCCGTACATCTGCGCCGCCACGTTGCCAACGTCCTCCGACGAACCGAAGTGCGCTGCCAGCCGCAGAGTGGCCCGCCAGAGGTCCTCGGAGGCCGGCGAGAAGCTCAGGCCGGTCTGGAGGGCCGTACGGGCCAGATTGCCGTCGTTGTGGCGAAGGCTGGCCTCAGCGAGGCGTAGAGCGGCGTCGACGACCGACTCGGCCATCTTCCGCTCGACACCGGACGCCGCGAGCCACGAGTAGCGGCCTGCGGGCAGGTTGGACCACGACTGACCGTGCACCAAGCTCAGGGCGGTCGACAGCGGACCACGCGGGTCCTCCATCATCGACGCCTGCTTGGCCAACGTACGGAAGACGTCCCAGTCGACCCGGACGACGCTGCGGTTCAGCAGCCAGCGACCGGACTCGTCGGCGTACATGGCGTCCACGCCGACCCA
This region includes:
- the abc-f gene encoding ribosomal protection-like ABC-F family protein — its product is MITATNLEVRVGARQLLSAASFRVGPGDKVGLVGRNGAGKTTLTKILAGEGLPASGSATSSGEIGYLPQDPRTGDLEMLARDRILAARGLDEVVRRMRNAEKSMASADDKTREKGMRRYERAEADLHAAGGYAAESEAARIAANLGLPDRVLGQPLGTLSGGQRRRVELARILFAQAETLLLDEPTNHLDADSVVWLRDFLKNYPGGVIMISHDVNLLEETVTRVFHLDANRAEIDIYNVGWKAYLLQRETDERRRKRERGNAEKQASQLIAQANKMRAKATKATAAQQMLKRAEKLMSGLEDERQSDRVAKISFPTPAACGKTPLMAKELSKSYGSLEIFTDVDLAIDRGSRVVVLGLNGAGKTTLLRVLSGIEKMDTGEVIDGHGLKLGYYAQEHETLDVNRTVIENMKSAAPDLNETQARSVLGSFLFSGDDADKPASVLSGGEKTRLALATLVVSAANVLLLDEPTNNLDPASRTEVLNAIRSYQGAIVLVTHDEGAVEALEPERVLLLPDGVEDLWTNDYADLVSLA
- the ypfJ gene encoding KPN_02809 family neutral zinc metallopeptidase; the encoded protein is MKFNPDADLDTSGVEDTRGSGGGGGGRLPGGMGIPVGGGIGGIILLVVILLLNGTLGGGGGSDQPAAQNTAAGNLGSCKTGRDIAQNPDCAFVAYQNSIEGFWAAELPRRGKKYTKAPMRVFSNSVSTGCGPATAAVGPFYCPPDKTVYLELGFFKTLETDLGAKGGPFAEAYVVAHEYGHHVQDLYGILDRIKSREGANSDSVRSELQADCLAGIWTNHATTVPTKSGKPLITELSQDDIERGLDAAASVGDDRIQEKTQGQANPESFTHGTAAQRMKWFQLGMDSGDMTRCDTWSANPL
- a CDS encoding ABC transporter ATP-binding protein, coding for MIVADRITKAFGPDPLWSELSFTVEQGEMLALTGPSGAGKSTLLNCLGLLERVDSGTIRVGDQTITNLRAGGQRRFRSDTLGYLFQNYALIENATVDANLAIAGRREAFAPALQAVGLAGRGQDPVYRLSGGEQQRLAVARLLVKKPTVVLADEPTAALDTDNTDLVLTLLRRLAEDGCAVVIATHSKEVEGHCDNTLTL